The Prodigiosinella aquatilis region GGATAAAGCGGGTTAACCCGTGAGACCGGGCAATACGTGGTGCAAACGGTGCATTTGATGCAATTCTCAAAACTGTTATCTGTCAGGCTCATTGCTTATCCTCCATCAGCACGGCATCGGCGACATATAAAGCGCTAAGTATCGATACCCCCGCACCGCACCCTTGCTGCAATGGATCAAATCCCTGTAGAACCGCGCCGATGGCATATAGGTTAGGTTGAGTCTGCCCCTTGATGTAGGGATGAAATTGGTTGTCAGTAATAACACCAAATTGCAGATACGGCTGAACCGCAAAGACATTCGGCTGGCTCCAGTCTTCGCGTTGGGCATGGAAATAAACATCCAGCCCGAACACCGGCTCGGAAACCTGGTCAAATTCAGCCACCAGCCCGTTACTGAAAAAGCTACCGCTGGCCAGCACGACCCGTCTGGCATGCAGCGGAATATCACCGTGATTGTGAGTATAAATCGCCACATCCTGCGGCAGTTGTACTGAACCCAGGACGCGATCACCGGGCATGAACATCCCCCCCAACAGGCGAAAACGGCTCAGCAGCGCATGATATAAACGCAGTCCTAACACTGATGGCGGTAATGTTGGCAGTAGCCCGACCGGTTTACCCAACGCTCTACGCAGTTGCTCCAGCGGCGCAGAGGATTCCAGGCCGACGCAGGCAGGCAGGATAACGGCATCATTGTCATGCGAGAGCCGCATCAACTCTTCTGTTAGCCCCACCAGACTTGCTGGCTGGTCCAGCACACGGGCAAGGTTTACCGCTCGAAACTCACTGGGGTTTTGTCGCAACCGATCCAGAACTGGCAATTTCAGATCGCCGCTGTGAGCGGCGATGCCTTGTGCCTGTAGCTCGCCAGCAACCATGCGAGACTGAAAATCAAGAAACCCGTCAATTCCCGCCACTAGCGGCTTACGCCATTCTGGTGTCCCCGCCAAACCACGCGTAACGCTATCTGCCGGGCTTAACCAGCATGGGCGCCATTTTCCTAATGGCGTCATGCGCTGATGGTTGCCCGAACCTTCACCTCGCAACCATAAACCGCTGCGTGACAGCAATGCTTCGGCCTCGGGAATCAATTGTGTTATGCAGGACTTTCCCATCAACGTGTAAGGATGTTGTGGTGCCTGTTCAGCTAACGCAGCCAACGCATCGACGGGTTGCATGACAGCAGTACCATCCGGCAAGGCTGACAGTAGATCCAGAGAACCAGAGGAGAAATGCAATGCACTCTGCCCGGCACTGATGATGGCACATCGTTTCCCCTGCTCCTGCAAACGGATACCGCAGGTTAATCCCGCCAGGCCACCACCGATAATTACCACGTCATAGCGCATCACTGTTCTCCTGACAATCACTGGCGGTCAAGCCGCATAATCCTTGATAAACCCAACTGGTAAATTCGCTTTCCCGCAGAGTATTACCCCAGGCAACCGGACGAATACCTTTCCAACGCTCGTTTAAAAACTGACTGAGTTGGGCTACCGATTGCTGCGGTGTAGATTGTCCCAGTTTGCACAGCAGCCCGGCGGCGCGGCAGGCACACAATTCACCCTGACAAGTTCCCATGCCCACCCGTGTGCGGCGACGCAAGTCGATCAGGTTATTGACCTGTAGCGACTCCACTGCATAGCGCACTTCTCCCGCCGTTACCGCTTCGCACTCGCAGACCAGACTACTGTCAACACGATCGCCGGTGACCACTTGTTCAGCGCGCTGTCCGTGACGATAAATCGCCGAACCACGCAAAGGAGCGGAGAGTGATGAGGCGGCCACCGGTTTATCGGATACCACCGCTTCGGAACCGGGCAATGGGCGGGAGGCGGTAGTACAGACCACGGAGTGATTCAACTTTTCACAGACTTTATCCGTGACCCGCTCAGCCATCAGCCGGTACGTCATCAGTTTGCCGCCAGTGATGGTGATAAAACCTTCCAGCCCGTCGCGACTGGCGTGATCGAGCAAAACGATGCCGCGACTCACACTGCGCCCGGTAGAGTCATTGTCATTAGCCACCAACGGACGAACGCCCGCATAAGCACGCAGAATTCGGGTTTTCGCCAGTTGCGGCGCCAGTTTGCTACCTTCACGCATCAGCGTTTCCACTTCAGCGGGCGTCACGATCATGTTGTCTATCTGATCGTAATCGATATGTGTAGATGTCGTACCAATCAAGGAAATGGTGTCACCTGGTACCAGAATGTCGGCATCCGCTGGTTTACGGCAGCGGTTGATCACCATATTGTTGATGCGATGACCAAGGATTAACAGCGCCCCTTTCGCCGGGAACATACGTACTCGTAAGTCAGCATATTCCGCAATGTGCTGTCCCCAAATACCAGCAGCGTTTACCACTATCCGGGCATGGATTTCTGACTGAAGACCTTTTTTATGGTCGAAAACGCGCACACCGGTGATCCGATCTCCCTGCCGAATCAAGCCGATGACTTCATGGTAGGTCAAGACCTCCGCACCATGTTCACACGCATCAATCATATTTGCCGTCGTCAGACGAAAAGGATCGATAGTACCGTCCGGCACTCGTACCGCGCCCGTCAATGATGGATTGGCAGCGGGTTCCAGTCTCAGAGCCTCTTTCGGGTCGATAGCCTGGGCATTGATCCCGGCCTGCTGGCAACACGCGATAAACTGCGACTGATACGCCAGATCGTCCTCCGGTAGCGTCAGAAACAGGCCGTCAGTAGGCTCGACACAATGACGGGCAATGCGGCGCAGAATACGATTTTCTTCAATACACTCGCGGGCGGATTCTCCGTCCGTCACCGCATAGCGTGAACCACTATGCAGCAGGCCATGGTTACGACCTGTCGCGCCGGTCGCAATGTCATAACGCTCCAGCAGAAGACAACGTAATCCGCGTAAAGCGCAGTCGCGTGCGGTTCCTGCCCCCGTTGCGCCACCACCGATAATAATGACATCCGTTTCACGATAGGACCCGTTGTTTCCCATAGCCGCCTCACTTCATCTTGATCATTCCATTATTCATTTGGGCATAAAAACAACCCACAATGTTTGATAAAGAACAAAATCGAGCAAAAAGCGAAAAATAAAAACCCCATCACTGTTAATTTTATGACCTATGTCACTTATTGACGAATAAATATCATCTTGGTTTTGTTAAATAAAGCACAAAATATCGCCAAAATTCATAAAAGCGTAACAATTGAGCGATAACTCACACCTAAACGCAAGCGCATTCGATACCCTTTATGAGCGTTATAGAACAAACATTAACACTTTACCTCATCAGGGAGATTTTATGCTGAGTATCTTTAAACCAGCAATGCACCGTCCGCGCGTCACAGAGGATCAGATAGATCCACACTACCGTCGTCTGCGCTGGCAAATTTTTCTGGGAATCTTTTTTGGTTATGCGGCTTACTATCTGGTAAGAAAAAACTTTACGCTGGCAATGCCCTATCTGATTGAACAGGGTTTCTCTCGTGGCGATCTGGGTTTCGCATTATCCGGTATTTCCATCGCCTACGGTTTTTCCAAATTCATCATGGGCTCGGTATCTGACCGCTCCAACCCACGCGTATTCCTGCCAGCCGGATTAATTCTGGCCGCTTCGGTGATGCTGTTCATGGGCTTCGTCCCTTGGGCGACCTCCAGCATTATGAGCATGTTTGTCTTGCTGTTTCTGTGCGGTTGGTTCCAGGGCATGGGATGGCCACCGTGCGGACGGACCATGGTGCACTGGTGGTCGCAGAAAGAACGCGGTAGCGTGGTTTCTGTCTGGAACTGCGCCCATAACGTGGGTGGCGGACTACCACCGCTGCTGTTTCTGCTGGGGATGTTCTGGTTCAATGACTGGAAAGCGGCACTGTATATGCCAGCGCTGGCGGCTATTTTGTTAGCGCTGTTTGCCTTCTTTATGATGCGGGATACCCCGCAATCCTGTGGTCTACCACCGATTGAAGAGTACAAAGACGATTACCCGCCAGATTATGACGAAAAAACCGAACAGGAACTGACGGCCAAAGAAATCTTCATAAAGTATATTTTCCCCAACAAGCTGTTGTGGTGCATCGCAATAGCGAACGTATTCGTTTATCTGCTGCGCTACGGCATTCTCGACTGGTCACCGACCTATTTGAAAGAAGTGAAGCACTTCGCACTGGATAAATCGTCCTGGACCTATTTCTTGTACGAATATGCAGGGATTCCCGGTACGTTGCTGTGTGGCTGGATGTCGGACAACGTGTTCAAGGGCAACCGCGGCGCAACCGGCGTGTTCTTCATGACGCTGGTCACTATCGCCACCGTTGTATATTGGCTTAACCCAGCCGGCAATCCGGGGATTGACATGACTTGCATGATCATCATCGGCTTTCTGATTTATGGACCGGTCATGCTGATAGGTCTACATGCACTGGAACTGGCACCGAAAAAAGCCGCCGGTACCGCTGCCGGGTTTACCGGACTGTTTGGCTATCTGGGGGGGTCGGTCGCGGCCAGCGCTATTGTCGGTTATACCGTTGATTTCTTCGGTTGGAACGGAGGGTTCATGGTGATGATCGGCGGCAGTGTGCTGGCAATACTGTTGCTTTCACTGACCATGATCCAAGAAAGAAAGCATAAAGAAAAAATAGAAAAATTCGCTTAACTCTGTCATTCAGGGGGTTCCCTACCGGGAACGCCCTTCGTACGGCTATTCCTGCACTTATTCGCCCGTTCAACACTTACTTCAGGAACATACGACGCAGATATTTGGGCACCGCATCATCAATATTAGTGCTAATCACTTCTCGATCAGGCAATAAATCTTTCAGCCGCTGATGGGCGTTTGCCATTATGCAACCCTTGCCCGCCATCGACAGCATTTCATAATCATTCATACCGTCGCCGAACGCGATGCAATCCTTGATAGTAAAACCGATGGTTTTCGCCACCTGTTCCAGCGCATGGCCTTTGGAAACACCACCGGCCATCACTTCCAGACAGCTCAATGTGGAAAAACTGACATTGACCCGATCACCCCAGCGCGCGTTGAGCGCATCTTCCAGCGGCAGTAGCTTATTGTGATCCTCGCAGGTAAAAAAGACTTTACCCACGCCATCAGTTCCCAACACATCGGGATCAAAAATTTTGTATTTGAACACCGACTCCCGGAAAAAACGCTCCTCTTCCGGGCGCGGACGGCTAATAAACCAGTCATCATGACGATAAATATGGGTCATGATATCCGGGCGGTGAAATATCATGCCGTACAGCTCCTGCGCAATGTCACTGTCCAGATTGTGACTGAAGATCAACTCACCGTCCGAATTATGTACGCGGGCGCCGTTTGACGTAATCATAAACGCAGTGATCGCCAGATTATCGCGGATTTGTGCCACATCCATATGGTGACGCCCGGTGGCAAAAACAAAATGAGTGCCCCATTCCGTCAATAATTTGAGTGTTTCTTTGGCATAAGGCGATAAGGTGTGATCGGGGGATAGCAGAGTGCCATCCAGGTCGGAAGCGACAATAGGGTACATAAGGGTGAATCTAACCTCCGCTGGTGCAGGGCGGCTCCGCC contains the following coding sequences:
- the glpB gene encoding glycerol-3-phosphate dehydrogenase subunit GlpB, whose product is MRYDVVIIGGGLAGLTCGIRLQEQGKRCAIISAGQSALHFSSGSLDLLSALPDGTAVMQPVDALAALAEQAPQHPYTLMGKSCITQLIPEAEALLSRSGLWLRGEGSGNHQRMTPLGKWRPCWLSPADSVTRGLAGTPEWRKPLVAGIDGFLDFQSRMVAGELQAQGIAAHSGDLKLPVLDRLRQNPSEFRAVNLARVLDQPASLVGLTEELMRLSHDNDAVILPACVGLESSAPLEQLRRALGKPVGLLPTLPPSVLGLRLYHALLSRFRLLGGMFMPGDRVLGSVQLPQDVAIYTHNHGDIPLHARRVVLASGSFFSNGLVAEFDQVSEPVFGLDVYFHAQREDWSQPNVFAVQPYLQFGVITDNQFHPYIKGQTQPNLYAIGAVLQGFDPLQQGCGAGVSILSALYVADAVLMEDKQ
- the glpT gene encoding glycerol-3-phosphate transporter yields the protein MLSIFKPAMHRPRVTEDQIDPHYRRLRWQIFLGIFFGYAAYYLVRKNFTLAMPYLIEQGFSRGDLGFALSGISIAYGFSKFIMGSVSDRSNPRVFLPAGLILAASVMLFMGFVPWATSSIMSMFVLLFLCGWFQGMGWPPCGRTMVHWWSQKERGSVVSVWNCAHNVGGGLPPLLFLLGMFWFNDWKAALYMPALAAILLALFAFFMMRDTPQSCGLPPIEEYKDDYPPDYDEKTEQELTAKEIFIKYIFPNKLLWCIAIANVFVYLLRYGILDWSPTYLKEVKHFALDKSSWTYFLYEYAGIPGTLLCGWMSDNVFKGNRGATGVFFMTLVTIATVVYWLNPAGNPGIDMTCMIIIGFLIYGPVMLIGLHALELAPKKAAGTAAGFTGLFGYLGGSVAASAIVGYTVDFFGWNGGFMVMIGGSVLAILLLSLTMIQERKHKEKIEKFA
- the glpA gene encoding anaerobic glycerol-3-phosphate dehydrogenase subunit A, which codes for MGNNGSYRETDVIIIGGGATGAGTARDCALRGLRCLLLERYDIATGATGRNHGLLHSGSRYAVTDGESARECIEENRILRRIARHCVEPTDGLFLTLPEDDLAYQSQFIACCQQAGINAQAIDPKEALRLEPAANPSLTGAVRVPDGTIDPFRLTTANMIDACEHGAEVLTYHEVIGLIRQGDRITGVRVFDHKKGLQSEIHARIVVNAAGIWGQHIAEYADLRVRMFPAKGALLILGHRINNMVINRCRKPADADILVPGDTISLIGTTSTHIDYDQIDNMIVTPAEVETLMREGSKLAPQLAKTRILRAYAGVRPLVANDNDSTGRSVSRGIVLLDHASRDGLEGFITITGGKLMTYRLMAERVTDKVCEKLNHSVVCTTASRPLPGSEAVVSDKPVAASSLSAPLRGSAIYRHGQRAEQVVTGDRVDSSLVCECEAVTAGEVRYAVESLQVNNLIDLRRRTRVGMGTCQGELCACRAAGLLCKLGQSTPQQSVAQLSQFLNERWKGIRPVAWGNTLRESEFTSWVYQGLCGLTASDCQENSDAL
- the yigL gene encoding sugar/pyridoxal phosphate phosphatase YigL; this translates as MYPIVASDLDGTLLSPDHTLSPYAKETLKLLTEWGTHFVFATGRHHMDVAQIRDNLAITAFMITSNGARVHNSDGELIFSHNLDSDIAQELYGMIFHRPDIMTHIYRHDDWFISRPRPEEERFFRESVFKYKIFDPDVLGTDGVGKVFFTCEDHNKLLPLEDALNARWGDRVNVSFSTLSCLEVMAGGVSKGHALEQVAKTIGFTIKDCIAFGDGMNDYEMLSMAGKGCIMANAHQRLKDLLPDREVISTNIDDAVPKYLRRMFLK